ttagacacacacacagacatcaagaatcagcatatgaatctcaacaatggtgacaatcaacaaaatgcttcatgcttcaatgcatgctgggtaacaccatagtaaaaactcccatcatgcactgcagtatgaataattattgtcactgttgaggatcgtattataaatgttcatgtctaaaagcctgagcaatatagttcttttttccccaatatttaagcattacgatggcatttgtttaatagtatatttttttgcagttcTGTAATAGCTGAATGTCAGTTaacaaaacaaagagagacaacTTCATGATATTCactcaagtgacataaaagtcaAAAGTGTGCGCTCATCTGTTTTCTCAagtttttaattcagcaatgtgttTTGTGAAACAATACcacaattgcttaaaagcaatccaccCTCAGTtattaaaagggtcaagagcccaactaaagcaaacactgacctccatgatggtggcatcattttaaccaataaaacatcaacatctgatcctctgtgattctcaataacagcaggtgttcattactaatgcacaatcatcatttaattagtcacttaattatctcattaactttaactctttgaggacatgggatttgacttgaaaggaatgacttggttcctcctctggtgaaatcagctgctgagttcatgggtggaacaaaaatatgcaggacttttactttctgacccctggattgtccgcctctgcatGGTTTACACCGGGGGTTCCCAAACAAGTTCCTGAagcctccccaacactgcacattttgcatgtctcctttgtctgacatacccatttcaggtcttggagttgctactaatgagctgatgagttgaatcaggtgtgattgATAAAGGAGACacgcaaaatgtgcagtgttggggaggctccaggaacaagtttgggaacccctggTTTACACTATCAAGAAGAAGTCTAGTCCCATTACTAACTGAAAGTGGTTGTTCATTGTTAAGttattttcaccaacaaaacCTTCACCATAGATGAGAACCATACGCTGGTCTTGATGTCTGCATGtgtgtctatttttttttccccacaatgtgtttaaaatttaaaatttaaaatatctgatcTGTTGTATGAAGGTTCTGTTgatgaaaatgatttaataaacaACCACTTTTGGTTAGTAATGGGACTAGATTTCTTGATGGTGTAAACCATATCACCTGATATGTTCACCTTGTTTATGGTTTCTTTTGTAACACTGGTGGTTCTTATATAAACACCGAACGGTGTTGAAAAAGTGTGTGGCTTATCACTTTGTGCCAAATTTCATGAGATAagtattaaacaataaaaaataaaaaataaatcacatttctcACATTCATGCAAGATTGCAAAGAATTTAGGTATTTCACCATCTACTGTACATAATACTGTGAAACGTTTCagggaatccagaaaaatctTTTTGAAAGAGTGTAACttttgaaataatgaaacaGAGGTCTCGccaacaaataatgtttttcattgCTGAAATTTATTGAAGTTTATTGATTCGTTGAAGTTGTGAAATTGAAGTGACAccaaaataaagaagaaaataattGATGAGAGTACACTGCACAACAGATTTACTAAGTTACACGGTTTACAGAAAAAAGGACACCCTTAAACCTcaatttgattgttttgttgtttgtttctgAGAAACATTGTAATGTTTTCTCAAAAGTCTAAGACACACGTTTGATCTTCATGGTGATAGATTTCATACCGACATTCCAATTGTTGCTCCAGGTGAACCAAACATTTCCAATGGCAAAAATGGTGGGATCATCTCCCCAAATGTACATACCATTGAGGTTTGCGTGATGACAGTTATTGTACCAAAATGCCCCGAGATGCAGCCTGGCACAGTTCTTTTCAAAGACGTCTTGGTCTTTGTCAAAGGTTGAGAATTTCTGATCATTATGGTAGGCCAGAGAGTCGCCTGCAGAGAGGAAGAGCATCATTGATTACGTCTGTTGCATGTTTACTCATctgagtgtattttttttttttttttatgtgaatgaaAGTGTCCTACCTGCTCCTCCATCAGTAAATCCTGAAACATGCAGTTTATACCCATCAGTTTCACAATCCAAAAAGAAGAACGAGTACAGAGCAAAACCTTTCCTTCCAGTGAAGTCCTCCAGATCCACTCTCAGCATGTACTTCCTGTTGCGTGTCAGCTGGTACATGTTCTCCAGCCCTGATCATACACACATGAAGAACATGTTCAACCAAACACtggacatgaacatccacacaaacacacacataaagaacACGTTCAACCAAACACtggacatgaacatccacacaaacacacatgaagaACATGTTTAACCAAACACtggacatgaacatccacacaaacacacatgaagaACATGTTTAACCTGTTACGACCCATGGCTCAAGGGAAGCAACAAACAGAGGACACACGCGAAACCAAAATGTTgactcaaaatataatttatttaaggactgaaatcacataaaaataataaagaaaccaTAAGAAAGTAATCATGAATTGGAAAACGTCAGCAATGTCTGGGTGTAATGTAAGATGCATGAATGTAAGGGAATGTAGTGTGCTGTAGTGTTGAAGGTGCCAAAACAAAAGCCAACCAATCCAAAAATCCAAAACCAACGCCACCTCCCAGACCCAAGCGGAGGCCTCTTTTAACAGAGTGCCTGATAGCAAACAGGTGTTTCAAACGGCTTCCAATCAAGGTAATTTGCAGGCTCAGCAGCAGTTCCATGAACAGACGACAGGGGTCGTCACAAACCAAACACtggacatgaacatccacacaaacacacatgaagaACAAGTTCAACCAAACACtggacatgaacatccacacaaacacacacatgaagaACACATTCAAGCAAACACTGGACATGAAcatctacacaaacacacatgaagaACACATTCAACCAAACATtggacatgaacatccacacaaacacacacatgaagaACACATTCAAGCAAACACtggacatgaacatccacacaaacacacatgaaaaacatgtttaaccaaacactggacatgaacatccacacaaacacacatgaagaACAAGTTCAACCAAACACtggacatgaacatccacacaaacacacatgaagaACACATTCAACCAAACATtggacatgaacatccacacaaacacacatgaagaACATGTTTAACCAAACACtggacatgaacatccacataaacacacacatgaagAACACATTCAACAAAGATCGCATGACCCTTCGACAGCGATGCACAAGtagtccttcgctctgctcactgtCAGTAAATTTCGAACCACTCTGCATTTGACCCATCATGAGTACTTCAACAGTCAAAGATGATcagaaaagagagattgagcaatcgccaataaagaaaaaattcaaagattccaccatctccagagaggatctcgacgGTGCTATCgctaacggtatcaagctagcaCTTAAAGAGCAGCAAAGTACTTTGGATTCGGTTGTGGCCTCTACAGTAAGAGATGCAGTAGACTCTCTACTGACCCCAGCATTGCGTGACCTGCGTGTggacatacaagcgaccaacaattctgttaaagagctaagagCGGAGTTTGAGGAAAGCAGACATGTGACCGGGTCGATTCCATTCAAGCAACTGCACGTTAGGACAGGAGGACAGTCACcaacttaagaaatcagctggagcaactcactgAGAAGATGACGGACATTGAGAATAGGAGCAGGATAGATAACGTGTgactggtggggttgccggagggggcggagggctccgatgcagctggcttcctcagagctaatctttccaagtggatcccttcaCTGAAAGGCCGTGACATCGAGATTGACCCGGCCCATCGCGTGTATAACGGGAGGAAAAACTCTGATCGGCCGCGTACTCTCATATTCCGTGTTCTGAGATGGcatcccagtcaacacgtgagatcacgcgatgatcacagtgacatcacaccattctcatacggtgatcctcacagtgtgagtaatatgtgagctcattgtgaattcaaaatgtttaggttgagaggaggcagttcaaatatcagtcaccgggggacattctacttcctgtttctcaacactatcacagagatatcacagtgctctcacaagATGAGCTCATGaatgcacgcccagctaacagatttctgttataagaaccttctccaaacatacaactgacttccagacacagccttcgatgaaatcaactgaaataaaagaatacattaaatctcttatgatctcagcagagaaagattaaacaactccacaaacaacATCACCAGCGccactcattactaaccagactgactttatttctgatatctacaaaagctcttattgagaattagatgttttattgtttcgtttgatgttaccatcaaagtgattagtgtttgctttagttgggctcttgactcttgactttataacattgtattttttgggctgctgtaactgtgtatgtaaagcacatttgttatggcaagtaACTCCAAAAAGACACTGCAACCAGGTGGCATTGGGTTGttgttaataacaacaaaattatCACCTAGATTCAGTATGCAATCTTTGTGAAGTGTTATTAATCTAAGTGTTTTAATTATAACAGCTttttgattatacagtatagggTCAAACAGTGTAATACTTCatgaatgattttaaaagcataagtcacaaacattttgaactactgtgtcatttaaacacaaagagagacatcaagaatcggtgtatgaatctcaacaatggtgacagtcgaAAGTTttatgctgcaatgcatgctgggtatctagtctctgtgcagtgagtgcactttgaccttacattagtatgagcacacagtgaggacgctgtgaggttacacttttagctcactgttacctcacattgtgacctcatcacgagtatcctgggaGATCATGGTGatatcactgtgagatcaaattgttgactgggatgACAGATAGGCGATCCTGAGGGGTGCTTGGCAGGCATATCTGAGATGTGCACAGGACAATGTCACGCTGCTGTTTTTTCGCGACTTTAGTC
The genomic region above belongs to Onychostoma macrolepis isolate SWU-2019 chromosome 01, ASM1243209v1, whole genome shotgun sequence and contains:
- the LOC131541006 gene encoding microfibril-associated glycoprotein 4-like, whose amino-acid sequence is MGLRCCFWVPMNVPLVHSLPNPRGIPVDHHDVGTPGSPSPCRRYPHQGSKEEGVPLSGQALWKQEQGHGLENMYQLTRNRKYMLRVDLEDFTGRKGFALYSFFFLDCETDGYKLHVSGFTDGGAGDSLAYHNDQKFSTFDKDQDVFEKNCARLHLGAFWYNNCHHANLNGMYIWGDDPTIFAIGNVWFTWSNNWNVGMKSITMKIKRVS